In Brachypodium distachyon strain Bd21 chromosome 2, Brachypodium_distachyon_v3.0, whole genome shotgun sequence, one genomic interval encodes:
- the LOC100846588 gene encoding stearoyl-[acyl-carrier-protein] 9-desaturase 1, chloroplastic, which produces MQAHAIVRAPAHHHHLPPLSRHHCRPVSAAAVAPPPTQRRVTHSMPPEKAEVFRSLQGWATQSLLPLLKPVEDCWQPTDFLPDSSSEMFEHEARELRARAAGLPDELYVVLVGDMVTEEALPTYQTMINTLDGVRDETGASACPWAVWTRSWTAEENRHGDVLNKYLYLSGRVDMRMVEKTVQFLIGSGMDPRTENNPYLGFVYTSFQERATAVSHGNTARLAKAHGDDTLARACGTIAADEKRHETAYARIVEQLLRLDPDGAVLAVADMMRKRITMPAHLMRDGRDPGLFGHFAAVAQRLGVYTARDYADIVEFLVKRWKLEALEGGLSGEGRRARDYLCGLAPRMRRAAERAEDMAKKDEPRKIKFSWIFDREVVA; this is translated from the exons ATGCAGGCCCACGCCATCGTCCGCGCTCCGGCccatcaccaccacctgcCGCCCCTCTCGCGCCACCATTGCCGTCCTgtctccgcggcggcggtggcgccgccgcccacgcaGCGGCGGGTGACGCACTCGATGCCGCCGGAGAAGGCGGAGGTGTTCCGATCGCTGCAGGGGTGGGCGACCCAgtcgctgctgccgctgctcaaGCCGGTGGAGGACTGCTGGCAGCCGACGGACTTCCTGCCGGACTCGTCGTCCGAGATGTTCGAGCACGAGGCCCGCGAgctccgcgcgcgcgccgcggggCTCCCCGACGAGCTGTACGTGGTGCTGGTGGGCGACATGGTCACGGAGGAGGCGCTCCCCACGTACCAGACCATGATCAACACCCTCGACGGCGTCCGCGACGAGACCGGCGCCAGCGCCTGCCCCTGGGCCGTCTGGACCCGCTCCTGGACCGCCGAGGAGAACCGCCACGGCGACGTCCTCAACAAGTACCTCTACCTCTCCGGCCGCGTCGACATGCGCATGGTCGAGAAGACCGTCCAGTTCCTCATCGGCTCCGGCATG GACCCGAGGACGGAGAACAACCCGTACCTGGGCTTCGTCTACACCAGCTTCCAGGAGCGCGCGACGGCCGTGTCGCACGGCAACACGGCGCGGCTCGCCAAGGCGCACGGGGACGACACGCTGGCGCGCGCGTGCGGCACCATCGCGGCCGACGAGAAGCGGCACGAGACCGCGTACGCGCGCATCGTGGAgcagctgctgcggctcgaCCCGGACGGCGCCGTGCTGGCCGTGGCGGACATGATGCGCAAGCGGATCACCATGCCGGCGCACCTCATGCGCGACGGCCGGGACCCGGGCCTCTTCGGCCACTTCGCCGCCGTGGCGCAGCGCCTTGGGGTGTACACCGCCAGGGACTACGCCGACATCGTCGAGTTCCTCGTCAAGCGGTGGAAGCTGGAGGCCCTGGAGGGAGGGCTCTCGGGCGAGGGCCGGAGGGCCCGGGACTACCTCTGCGGGCTCGcgccgaggatgcggcgggcggcggaaaGGGCGGAGGATATGGCCAAGAAGGATGAGCCCAGGAAGATTAAATTCAGCTGGATCTTTGATAGGGAAGTGGTCGCGTAG